The genomic segment GGGGCTCGAGAGCACGAGCACGATGGGCTGACGCCCTGGGCGTGCTGCCTCGCGGGCGAGCGCCTCGCCGAGGCGAGCTGCTTCGGCGAGACCCGTCTCGTCGAGCGGCGGATCGGCGAGCCCACGCAGACGCCCCGCCGCGTTCAGGGCCGTGCGCCCGTGCCGGGCGAGGTACAGGGTCTGGCGGGTGGAGGCATCCGGGGCGCTCTCGGTCATGTGTGAAGGTTAGCGGGTGGCTCTGGCCGGTGTCGGTGGCCCCCGCTACGCTCGACCCATGAGCACGCGCATCTCCCGCGAAGAGGTTCTCGACGTGTGCGCCGGACTGCCCGCGACCGCCGATGTGCGGCCGTTCGGGCCCGAGACGTCGGTGTTCAAAGTGGTGGGCAAGGTCTTCGCGCTGACGAATCTCGACGACGAGCCGTGCACCGTGACGCTCAAGGCAGCACCTCCGCATGCCGAGGCCCTCGTGCGCGACCATGACTGGATCATTCCCGGCTACCACATGAACAAACGGCACTGGATCACCGTCACGCTCGGCCCGCAGACCGATGGCGAGCTCGTGACCGACCTCATCGTGAATTCCTACGACCTGGTGGTGGCGGGGCTGCCGCGAGCGAAGCGTCCCTGACGCCGCACTCGGCCGACTGCGTCGGTGCGGCGGTGGCGAGAGTACGCTGGAAGCGCTTACCGCAGGTGGCGGGGAGGGGGCGCACATGGATGACGTGACACGGGCATCCGTCACCCTCGCCGACGTCGCGGCGCACGCGGGCGTCTCTCTGGCCACGGCGTCGCGCGCCTTGAACGGCAGCGCCCGGACCGTGAAACCCGACCTGCATGCCCGGGTGGCCGCCAGTGCCCAGACGCTCGGGTATGTGGTGAACGCCCAGGCGCAAGCTGTGGCCAAGGGCGCCAGTCAGACCGTGGCACTCGTGCTCGGCGACATCGCCGACCCCTACTTCGCCGGTATCGCGGCGGGTGTGATCGCGGCGGCGCGTCGCCGACATCTGACGGTGACCATGGCGACGACCGGGTCCGACGCCGCCGACGAACGGGCGACGGTCGCGGCCCTCCGCGCCCAGAGGCCCCGCGCGATCGTGCTCGCCGGAAGCCGCCAGATCGACCGCGGCGAGGAGAACCTGCTCGATCGGGAGCTCGCCGACTTCCAGGCTCGGGGTGGCCGCGTCTCGTTCGTGGGGGAGGGTGCGCGCGCGGGCGACCCGGCGGCCCGCGTGGTCGACGTGCGCAACCGGAGAGGCGGCCGCGACGTGGCGGTGGCGCTCGTCGATCTCGGTTACCGCGACTTCGTGGTGCTCGCCGGATCGCCACTCCTCCTGACGCCGAGCGAGCGCACGGCCGGATTCCTCGAAGGAGCTGCGTCGGTGGGGCGGCCGGTCGCGCCGGATGCCGTGCTGACCGGGCCCTTCTCCCGTGACGGCGGCCACACGATGATGGCCGACCTCCTGGCAGGCGGACGCCGTCCCGATTGCGTGTTCGCCGTGACCGACGTCATGGCGGTGGGTGCCATGGCGGCGATCCGGGAGTACGGGCTCCGACCCGGAGCCGACATCGCGGTCGCCGGTTTCGATGACATCCCGATGCTGCAAGACGTGCATCCGGAACTCACGACGGTGCGACTGCCGCTGGCTGCGATCGGGGAGCGGGCGCTGGAGATCGCGCTGGCGGACGACCCGTCAGGCCTCGCGGAGGGCATTGTCGGCGCGGTCGTGCTGCGGGAGAGCACTCCCGGAATCTGATCCGTCCGGCTGGACGACGGCGCTGTTCTGTGCCAGGGTGGAAAGCGCTTTCCCGAATAGTGGACGGCACGACCAGAACGGAGACGATGTGTCGACGACGACCCTGCGCATCATCATGAACGGCGTCACCGGGCGCATGGGCTACCGGCAGCACCTCGTGCGCTCGATCCTTGCGATCCGCGCCGACGGGGGCATCCTGCTTCCGAACGGCGACCGCATCCAGGTGGAGCCGATCCTGGTGGGCCGCAATGAGGAGAAGCTCGCCGAGCTGGCCGCTCTGCACGGTGTGGCGGAATACACCACCGATCTGAGCGAGGCGCTCGCCGACGACACCGCCACCATCTACTTCGACGCGCAGGTGACCAGCGCGCGCAAGGATGCGATCCTCGCAGCGATCGCGGCCGGCAAGCACATCTACACCGAGAAGCCCATCGCCAACACCGTCGCAGACGGTCTCGAACTCGTCGCAGCGGCGAACCAGGCGGGTGTCATCAACGGCGTGGTGCACGACAAGCTCTACCTGCCGGGCCTGCTGAAGCTCAAGCGCCTCATCGACTCGGGCTTCTTCGGCCGCATCCTCAGCGTGCGCGGCGAGTTCG from the Herbiconiux aconitum genome contains:
- a CDS encoding MmcQ/YjbR family DNA-binding protein, which encodes MSTRISREEVLDVCAGLPATADVRPFGPETSVFKVVGKVFALTNLDDEPCTVTLKAAPPHAEALVRDHDWIIPGYHMNKRHWITVTLGPQTDGELVTDLIVNSYDLVVAGLPRAKRP
- a CDS encoding LacI family DNA-binding transcriptional regulator, with protein sequence MDDVTRASVTLADVAAHAGVSLATASRALNGSARTVKPDLHARVAASAQTLGYVVNAQAQAVAKGASQTVALVLGDIADPYFAGIAAGVIAAARRRHLTVTMATTGSDAADERATVAALRAQRPRAIVLAGSRQIDRGEENLLDRELADFQARGGRVSFVGEGARAGDPAARVVDVRNRRGGRDVAVALVDLGYRDFVVLAGSPLLLTPSERTAGFLEGAASVGRPVAPDAVLTGPFSRDGGHTMMADLLAGGRRPDCVFAVTDVMAVGAMAAIREYGLRPGADIAVAGFDDIPMLQDVHPELTTVRLPLAAIGERALEIALADDPSGLAEGIVGAVVLRESTPGI